In Strongyloides ratti genome assembly S_ratti_ED321, scaffold srae_chrx_scaffold0000002, a single window of DNA contains:
- a CDS encoding Protein-tyrosine phosphatase,receptor/non-receptor type domain and Protein-tyrosine/Dual specificity phosphatase domain and Protein-tyrosine phosphatase, catalytic domain-containing protein encodes MNCYNKIIIQFCIFLLFKSQLCLSQHIPYFPQLNNSRDLKGKFPLQYQIKEIFPSDIILLKCPGPTYNHNNKEDTFKVYGTYDKDIVKGLLDESVIRWIKVFNSEKKLEKKITCGELILKENPLELIKWEINLKWNSLPNPLKTMKNYFVNSPLGASTRDCPSDGRLQFVKKKNGTVIQYENEETAIYHKGDLIYLFEKPKKLMIKVAPCQIFNAIQIIPTINIKTPSNMIKNLNHINILKIGKDIRRETFEVELIIKKEHSKHQQFYEYENVKITNLKFYSDGSIEKHSTPMISNKTITIKGYQLLRFEYICDECYVYVDQNYHITKDIFFGSTEKDYVETFSDIFNNKNKTFITPNCSLDQYTFGFLYKMVFANLEITVNDFLMKNMYKNNTFILSNSTIFFKNETYNGILQCIYSTPDNGTFTTKTVFKTIEDSSFNVTYQKKNTIQKRLSNSFLALIIGISALSICIFLCIIIILSRKHINEYIKLMILKKKYPNIQKFWLNTQKIKMSEYSNIVKEINNEVVNDELRGVKSIIIGEEFVNTFNESDYNDTLVNSQKKLVNKISAHYITSVSPSRTYILSEAPSSNNVSQFWEMIFEEKVQVIVAFVYNVVMNASEPFEIYWPTKKSTTYGKLTVINEGETDSFIKNVTTINFKIIKEGRNDIILRLFYVNDWKENTIPDNINNLAGLYEEVDKIAGNNPVLIHSSSINGPRTFLFVFFAGIVESLINDKIFYEPMKVIKKIKKQKHCSYISSIEYAYLIFSVVEYLANNKYILMNGLYFKYFEMFVNYAYNTMGKMKINDKYLNLFKFFISLDTNYINRLVDLSDKEGILTSEEIKIKCQRSTLLNEYEKQLPPPSRRMHGRRNHFPGQNCLDNNAINFNISTNIRNPFDKMSMANEMTFINSENMEKKFIMMPSPLEEMYDGFIELVYQNNVSVILVLDNYSEIYPKNWETYWPFDKYDYKYGDYIIKNIEKVTKLGNGFEVSYYDIIHSTDKNKPKVCFKLVHYVDWESDKYMPMNNIAFTGMRRYAVMESSKERPMIIHCKNGVDRTDTVAYVLYMMEKLSNQDEFDPIRDLKFLRQHRLNAVQNKQQFLTSLSALLHFNIPALKIYDKNIFNELKKILMEGVKLENIKNKKKR; translated from the exons atgaattgttataataaaattattatacaattttgtatatttttattatttaaaagtcaATTGTGTTTGAGTCAACATATACCTTACTTTCCTCAACTTAATAATAGCCGTGATTTAAAAGGAAAGTTTCCTCTTCAATATcagataaaagaaatatttccatctgatatcattttattaaaatgccCTGGACCAACTTATAATCATAATAACAAAGAAGATACTTTTAAAGTTTATGGTACTTATGATAAAGATATTGTTAAAGGATTACTGGATGAAAGTGTAATAAGATGGATAAAAGTTTTCAATTCTGAAAagaaattagaaaaaaaaattacatgtGGTGAATTGATTCTAAAAGAAAATCCACTcgaattaataaaatgggAAATCAATTTAAAATGGAATTCACTACCAAATCCTTTAAAGACTATGAAGAACTATTTTGTAAACTCACCACTTGGTGCTTCTACAAGAGATTGCCCTTCCGATGGAAGATTacaatttgttaaaaagaaaaatggaACAGTAATTCAATACGAAAATGAAGAAACAGCTATTTATCATAAAGGAGatcttatatatttatttgaaaaacctaaaaaattaatgataaaagttGCCCCatgtcaaatttttaatgcaattcaaataattccaacaattaatataaaaacaccatcaaatatgataaaaaatttgaatcacataaatattcttaaaattgGAAAAGATATTAGACGAGAAACATTTGAGGTTGAgttaattatcaaaaaagaaCATTCCAAACATCAACAATTTTATGAATatgaaaatgtaaaaataactaatttaaagttttattctGATGGATCAATAGAAAAACATAGTACACCAATGatatcaaataaaacaattactATAAAAGGATATCAGTTGCTTCGTTTTGAATATATTTGTGATGAATGTTATGTTTATGTTGATCAAAATTACCATATAactaaagatattttttttggttcAACAGAAAAAGATTATGTTGAAACTTTTTCAgacatttttaacaataaaaacaaaacttTCATAACACCAAATTGTTCTTTAGATCAGTATACATTTGgatttctttataaaatggTTTTTGCAAATCTTGAAATTACtgtaaatgattttttaatgaaaaatatgtacaaaaataatacatttatacTTTCTAATagtactattttttttaaaaatgaaacataCAATGGTATACTTCAGTGCATATATAGCACTCCAGACAATGGGACATTTACAACAAAAACagtttttaaaacaattgaagattcatcttttaatgttacataccagaaaaaaaatacaattcaAAAAAGATTATCAAATTCATTTTTGGCTTTAATTATTGGGATTTCTGCATTGTCAATATGTATATTTCtttgtattataattattttgagtagaaaacatattaatgaatatataaaacttatgatacttaaaaaaaaatatccaaatattcaaaaattttggTTAAATAcgcaaaaaattaaaatgtcaGAATACTCAAACATAGTAAaggaaataaataatgaagtAGTTAATGATGAATTAAGAGGAGTTAAATCAATTATTATTGGAGAAGAATTTGTCAATACATTTAATGAAAGTGATTACAATGATACATTAGTTAATTCACAAAAAAAacttgttaataaaatttctgcTCATTATATAACTTCTGTTTCTCCATCACGAACATACATTTTATCAGag gCTCCATCAAGTAATAATGTTTCTCAATTTTGGGAAATGATATTTGAAGAGAAGGTTCAAGTTATTGTTGCTTTTGTATATAATGTTGTAATGAATGCATCAGAACCATTTGAAATTTATTGgccaacaaaaaaaagtactaCATATGGAAAATTAACTGTTATTAATGAAGGAGAAACtgattcttttataaaaaatgtaactacaataaattttaaaattataaaagaaggaagaaatgatataattttaagattattttatgttaatgATTGGAAAGAAAATACTATTCCAgataatataaacaatttgGCAGGATTATATGAAGAAGTAGATAAAATTGCTGGTAATAATCCTGTTCTTATTCATTCATCATCTATTAATGGTCCTagaacatttttatttgtattttttgcTGGAATAGTTGAATCacttattaatgataaaatattttatgaacctatgaaagttataaaaaaaataaaaaaacaaaaacatTGTAGTTATATTTCATCAATTGAATATgcatatttaatattttctgtAGTAGAATATTTggcaaataataaatatattttaatgaatggTTTATATTTCAAGTATTTTGAAATGTTTGTAAATTATGCTTACAATACTATGggaaaaatgaaaattaatgataaatatttaaatttatttaaattttttatttcacttgatacaaattatattaatcGTTTAGTTGATTTATCTGATAAAGAAGGAATACTTACATctgaagaaataaaaattaaatgtcaACGTTCaactttattaaatgaatatgAAAAACAATTACCACCACCTTCACGAAGAATGCATGGACGACGTAATCATTTTCCAGGACAAAATTGTTTAGATAATAAtgcaattaattttaatatatcaactAACATAAGAAATCCATTTGATAAAATGTCAATGGCAAATGAAATGACATTTATAAATTCAGaaaatatggaaaaaaaatttataatgatgCCT tcaCCATTGGAAGAAATGTATGATGGATTTATTGAATtagtttatcaaaataatgtCTCTGTTATACTTGTTTTAGATAATTATAGTGAAATATATCCAAAAAATTGGGAAACATATTGGCCATTTGATAAATATGATTATAAATATGgtgattatattattaaaaatatcgAAAAAGTAACAAAACTTGGTAATGGTTTTGAAGTATCTTACTATGATATAATACATAGtactgataaaaataaacctAAAGTATGCTTTAAATTGGTACATTATGTTGATTGGGAAAGTGACAAAT aTATGCCAATGAATAATATTGCTTTTACTGGAATGAGAAGATATGCAGTTATGGAATCTTCAAAAGAAAGACCAATGATTATTCATTGCAAAAATGGAGTTGATAGAACTGATACAGTAGCTTATGTTTTGTATATGATGGAGAAATTATCAAATCAAGATGAATTTGATCCAATCCGTGACCTAAAATTTTTACGTCAACATAGATTGAATGCGGTTCAAAATAAACAACAATTTCTTACTTCATTATCAGcattattacattttaatataccagcattaaaaatttatgataagaatatttttaatgaattaaaaaaaattttaatggaaGGTGTTAAACTtgagaatataaaaaataaaaagaaaagataa